From Bombyx mori chromosome 10, ASM3026992v2, a single genomic window includes:
- the LOC101747187 gene encoding mediator of RNA polymerase II transcription subunit 13 isoform X3, with protein sequence MTHQNHQTNGASLEDCHTNFFALTELFGIKWRKLVWGETSGGGEGEEGAAPLADPVISSYARCLAGDILCVWRRVPAPQPPPDIYDMMPAPPPPPPPLSLRAAKELWIFWYGEEPDLNGLVAPELISSQSEHGSWESGLSYECRSLLFKALHNLIERCLLSRDFVRLGKWFVQPYDGDEEDVGKSPWHLSFSFAFFLHGESTVCASVDVRQHPPVRTLTPKRLAKLNSPDNQADAKVILAPFGLEGALTGRQWGDGDAATARLLDAWRQLYPLEQGCGAVEVVCGGARMRYPAPYALLTDVARPPADVPHPPPAARAALALTAPAPHQTLEACYADPAGDKNDDFVDPSRKAPCTCTKWRRRRPPRPPPFHRRTLLARAHTLAHPGVCGGSGSPGSCSGSPPAAPPSASPHPHHAALPAHQQCSPQTSGLASTTLHTPAPTPDPLAPPTPAPSCLPPSKHNQGESGACPELRRRPVLPRAERRPDPLEDEHSLHMLYDYTTVHAWLEHPVKRFKSEEGRFREELALGPAPAADLYAGHQHTTPDLLPDVKRERQQDDAKEYKNLFTSDGLCPTFKDLEQIFDNSDDAASGDETMSTALDKCEEESKRCVGRCVRAEELSKMFPTPPSMEAHAQPSPGFSLPDDAPPRDDPPPDTAIEDWSFVFKPPTVYKYVGSSKYAALSTLPSQLLPPVALPPHAVYRPRPRRDPEPAAAAAAAAAAADTGVKRSASPASESRPAVACGAGGAGRGAARSCRPAAPPALTALPALPASPALPACPLLVNVLLADTVLNVFRDHNFDSCTVCVCNEGTKVIGNIRGADAATYLSEGGEGSGEEPASCTCGFSAIVNRRLAHRSGLFYEDEMEITGCAETVSSAGGARLGDVTGAVLAQLGSVHAAPTALARAARSAAAAHHPHEHLRLNLLEYSDGGAAAAKALRAAGGAYAGAGPPCSNAPVGGSINESAPSAVHRWPFIGARAPRSSRDVVRLMRRLRPLLQDAIQKRCCGARMWDGVTGPLTWRQFHRLAGRRNEDLCEPQPVPSLLVGHDRDWISLSPYALRHWERLSLEPYAYSRDVAYVVVAADCDALADPLRAFFRELSTAYEACRLGRHRPVTRLARDGLVRTGAARSGETDEWAGPLPAGRLGRYLRAYSEALRTALVPQLAALNLDRTLLEGERSDSMRPPATPERPSSPTDHEAEPAPAPPPPAAPDDDEAGPPALVLYIVEPPAATAHRASALHALLRLAANTYNHLHHHNPLIKIISLESVSEQWSGAGVGAGARALAFTVYSGARRLLHHHANGKSLTGFGTAAAANLFLQAKDDKNRAPYRLYSPAWVLAAPRALREVAETWGQGGTADAVLFVSYCLSHDQRWLLAAATDSRGELLDTIAINIHVPHRSRRRRSGTARRLGLTKLMDFTLGVMSQAAQPWRLVIGRVGRIGHGELKGWSWLLSRKNLDQVSTTLKDLCGSCGSGAPCVLSACLVSTEPDSCLRLMADRFTPDERFSQASIQSHLHTPRDVSATHILVFPTSATTQSTPMTFEQPLANGEDGDMMLLDINDEDGEHIDELLNCDMFNNMWAPGSPRRADDDAASPTPHLAQQRLRDDGREERVGTVLQQPLALGYTVSTAPLAGMPAWWWASCAHLRDACPAFLKTALHLHSVHGADDYAAFTQRRDQPAHPLDSQTTTDVLRYVLEGYNALSWLALDTSTHDRLSCLPLHVQVLMQLYHAAAALG encoded by the exons AAAGCGAACACGGCTCCTGGGAGAGCGGCCTGTCGTACGAATGTCGTTCCCTGCTGTTCAAGGCCTTGCATAACTTGATCGAAAG GTGCCTGCTTTCGCGAGATTTTGTGAGGCTCGGCAAGTGGTTTGTTCAACCTTACGATGGCGACGAAGAAGATGTTGGAAAAAG TCCGTGGCACCTGTCATTCTCTTTCGCGTTCTTCCTGCACGGCGAGAGCACGGTGTGCGCGTCCGTGGACGTGCGCCAGCACCCGCCGGTCAGGACGCTCACCCCCAAGCGACTCGCCAAGCTGAACTCGCCCGACAACCAGGCCGACGCCAAAG TGATCCTCGCTCCGTTCGGGCTGGAGGGCGCGCTGACGGGGCGGCAGTGGGGCGACGGCGACGCGGCCACGGCGCGCCTGCTGGACGCCTGGAGACAGCTGTACCCGCTGGAGCAGGGCTGCGGCGCCGTCGAG GTGGTGTGCGGCGGCGCGCGCATGCGCTACCCCGCGCCCTACGCGCTGCTCACCGACGTGGCGCGGCCCCCCGCCGACGTGCCGCACCCCCCGCCCGCCGCGCGCGCCGCACTCGCACTCACCGCGCCCGCGCCGCACCAG ACGCTGGAGGCGTGCTACGCGGACCCCGCGGGGGACAAGAACGACGACTTCGTGGACCCCTCCCGCAAGGCGCCCTGCACCTGCACCAA GTGGCGTCGTCGGAGACCTCCACGACCTCCGCCCTTCCATCGACGGACGCTCCTCGCTCGCGCCCACACACTCGCGCACCC GGGAGTGTGTGGGGGGTCGGGGTCGCCTGGTTCGTGCTCCGGCTcgccgcccgccgcgccgcccTCCGCCTCGCCGCACCCGCACCACGCCGCGCTGCCCGCCCACCAG CAGTGCTCCCCGCAGACCTCCGGGTTGGCCTCCACGACGCTGCACACGCCGGCGCCCACCCCCGACCCGCTGgcaccccccacccccgcgccttCGTGTCTGCCGCCCTCCAAGCACAACCAG GGCGAGTCGGGCGCGTGCCCCGAGCTGCGGCGGCGGCCCGTGCTGCCGCGCGCCGAGCGCCGCCCCGACCCGCTGGAGGACGAGCACTCGCTGCACATGCTGTACGACTACACCACCGTGCACGCCTG GCTGGAGCACCCCGTGAAACGCTTCAAGAGCGAGGAGGGGCGGTTCCGCGAGGAGCTGGCGCTGGGCCCCGCGCCCGCCGCCGACCTGTACGCCGGCCACCAGCACACCACGCCCGACCTGCTGCCCGACGTCAAGCGGGAGCGACAGCAG GACGATGCCAAGGAGTACAAGAACCTGTTCACGTCGGACGGGCTCTGCCCCACTTTCAAGGACCTGGAGCAAATATTCGACAACTCGGACGACGCGGCCAGCGGCGATGAGACG ATGTCCACGGCCCTGGACAAGTGCGAGGAGGAGAGCAAGCGGTGCGTGGGGCGGTGCGTGCGCGCCGAGGAGCTCAGCAAGATGTTCCCCACGCCGCCCTCCATGGAGGCGCACGCGCAGCCCTCCCCCGGGTTCAGCCTGCCCGACGACGCGCCGCCCCGGGACGACCCGCCGCCCGACACCGCCATCGAG GACTGGTCGTTCGTGTTCAAGCCGCCCACCGTGTACAAGTACGTGGGCTCGTCCAAGTACGCGGCGCTGAGCACGCTGCCCAGCCAGCTGCTGCCGCCCGTGGCGCTGCCGCCGCACGCCGTGTACCGCCCGCGCCCGCGCCGCGACCCCgagcccgccgccgccgccgccgccgccgccgccgccgccgacaCAG GAGTAAAGCGGTCTGCGTCTCCGGCGAGCGAGTCCCGGCCGGCCGTCGCATgcggcgcggggggcgcgggcCGGGGCGCCGCCCGGTCGTGCCGCCCTGCCGCCCCGCCCGCGCTGACCGCCCTGCCCGCCCTGCCTGCCTCACCCGCCCTGCCGGCCTGTCCGCTGCTGGTCAACGTGCTGCTCGCTGACACCGTACTCAACGTCTTCCGGGATCATAACTTCGATAGTTGCACGGTCTGCGTCTGCAACGAAGGGACTAAG GTCATAGGTAACATCAGGGGAGCAGACGCGGCGACCTACCTGTCCGAGGGCGGAGAGGGGAGCGGCGAGGAGCCCGCCAGCTGCACGTGCGGGTTCAGCGCCATCGTCAACCGGCGACTCGCACATCGATCCGGACTCTTCTATGAG GACGAGATGGAGATCACCGGGTGTGCGGAGACCGTGAGCAGCGCGGGCGGGGCGCGGCTGGGCGACGTGACGGGCGCGGTGCTGGCCCAGCTCGGCAGCGTGCACGCCGCGCCCACCGCCCTGGCGCGCGCCGCCCGCAGCGCCGCCGCCGCGCACCACCCGCACGAGCATCTGCGACTCAACCTGCTCGA GTACTCTGATGGAGGAGCTGCTGCGGCGAAAGCGTTACGAGCGGCGGGCGGAGCCTACGCCGGCGCCGGTCCCCCGTGCAGCAACGCCCCCGTCGGTGGCTCCATTAATGAAAGTGCCCCCAGCGCCGTGCACCGCTGGCCCTTCATCGGAGCGCGGGCGCCACGCTCCTCCAGGGACGTCGTGAG ATTGATGCGACGACTCCGGCCTTTGCTCCAGGATGCGATCCAGAAGCGATGTTGTGGAGCGCGCATGTGGGACGGGGTCACGGGGCCGCTGACCTGGCGCCAGTTCCACCGCCTGGCGGGCCGGAGGAACGAAGACCTGTGCGAGCCCCAGCCGGTCCCGTCGCTGCTCGTCGGACACGACCGCGACTGGATCTCGCTCAGTCCGTACGCCCTGCGCCACTGGGAGCGCCTCAGTCTCGAACCTTACGCCTACTCTCGCGACGTCGCCTACGTGGTGGTGGCCGCCGACTGCGACGCACTCGCGGACCCTCTCCGGGCCTTCTTCCGCGAGCTGTCCACGGCGTACGAGGCGTGTCGTCTCGGCAGGCACCGGCCCGTGACCCGCCTGGCCCGGGACGGCCTGGTGCGGACGGGAGCGGCGCGGTCCGGCGAGACGGACGAGTGGGCGGGCCCCCTACCGGCCGGCCGCCTCGGGCGCTACTTGCGGGCCTACAGCGAGGCGCTGCGGACCGCTCTGGTCCCGCAGCTCGCGGCCCTCAACCTGGACCGGACTCTGCTGGAGGGCGAGCGGTCCGACTCAATGCGGCCGCCCGCCACCCCCGAGCGTCCTTCTTCACCCACCGATCACGAGGCggagcccgcgcccgctccgcCGCCCCCTGCCGCTCCGGATGACGACGAGGCCGGTCCGCCAGCCCTCGTCCTTTACATCGTGGAACCCCCTGCCGCCACCGCCCACCGAGCCTCCGCGCTTCACGCCCTGCTGAGACTCGCCGCTAACACGTACAACCATCTCCATCACCATAACCCTCTCATTAAG ATAATATCGTTGGAGAGTGTGAGCGAGCAGTGGAGCGGCGCCGGCGTGGGCGCGGGGGCGCGGGCCCTCGCCTTCACGGTGTACAGCGGCGCGCGCCGGCTGCTGCACCACCACGCCAACGGCAAGTCCTTGACCGGGTTCGGAACGGCCGCCGCCGCTAACCTCTTCCTGCAAGCCAAGGACGACAAGAACCGCGCGCCCTACCGACTGTACTCCCCCGCGTGGGTGCTGGCTGCGCCCCGAGCCCTGCGCGAAGTGGCCGAGACCTGGGGCCAAGGCGGGACCGCTGACGCCGTCCTCTTCGTGTCGTACTGCCTCTCGCACGACCAGCGCTGGTTGTTGGCGGCCGCCACCGACTCCCGCGGAGAACTGCTCGACACCATCGCGATCAACATACACGTACCTCACAG ATCGAGGCGGAGACGGAGCGGCACGGCGAGGCGGCTCGGACTCACCAAGCTCATGGACTTCACGCTGGGCGTCATGAGCCAGGCCGCGCAACCCTGGAGACTCGTCATTGGACGAGTCGGTCGCATTGGACACGGCGAACTCAAAG GCTGGAGTTGGTTGTTATCGCGAAAGAACTTGGATCAAGTGTCGACTACGCTGAAAGACCTGTGCGGCAGCTGCGGCTCGGGGGCTCCGTGCGTGCTGTCGGCCTGCCTGGTGTCCACCGAGCCCGACTCGTGCCTGCGCCTCATGGCCGACCGCTTCACGCCCGACGAACGCTTCTCCCAGGCCTCCATCCAGTCGCACCTGCACACGCCGCGCGACGTCTCCGCCACGCACATCCTTGTGTTTCCCACCTCTGCCACCACGCAGTCGACTCCGATGACCTTCGAGCAGCCCCTCGCGAACGGCGAGGACGGCGACATGATGCTGCTCGACATCAACGACGAGGACGGGGAGCACATCGACGAGCTGCTCAACTGCGACATGTTCAACAACATGTGGGCGCCCGGCAGCCCGCGCCGCGCCGACGACGACGCCGCCAGCCCCACGCCGCACCTCGCGCAGCAGCGCCTGCGGGACGACGGCCGCGAGGAGCGCGTGGGCACCGTGCTGCAGCAGCCGCTCGCGCTCGGCTACACCGTGTCCACGGCGCCGCTGGCCGGCATGCCCGCCTGGTGGTGGGCGAGCTGCGCGCACCTGCGGGACGCCTGCCCCGCCTTCCTCAAGACCGCGCTGCACCTGCACTCGGTGCACGGCGCCGACGACTACGCGGCCTTCACCCAGCGCCGCGACCAGCCCGCCCACCCGCTGGACTCGCAGACCACCACGGACGTGCTGCGGTACGTGCTGGAGGGCTACAACGCGCTGTCGTGGCTGGCGCTGGACACGAGCACGCACGACCGCCTGTCCTGTCTGCCGCTGCACGTGCAGGTGCTCATGCAGCTGTACCACGCGGCGGCCGCGCTGGGCTGA
- the LOC101747187 gene encoding mediator of RNA polymerase II transcription subunit 13 isoform X5, translating into MTHQNHQTNGASLEDCHTNFFALTELFGIKWRKLVWGETSGGGEGEEGAAPLADPVISSYARCLAGDILCVWRRVPAPQPPPDIYDMMPAPPPPPPPLSLRAAKELWIFWYGEEPDLNGLVAPELISSQSEHGSWESGLSYECRSLLFKALHNLIERCLLSRDFVRLGKWFVQPYDGDEEDVGKSPWHLSFSFAFFLHGESTVCASVDVRQHPPVRTLTPKRLAKLNSPDNQADAKVILAPFGLEGALTGRQWGDGDAATARLLDAWRQLYPLEQGCGAVEVVCGGARMRYPAPYALLTDVARPPADVPHPPPAARAALALTAPAPHQTLEACYADPAGDKNDDFVDPSRKAPCTCTKWRRRRPPRPPPFHRRTLLARAHTLAHPGVCGGSGSPGSCSGSPPAAPPSASPHPHHAALPAHQTSGLASTTLHTPAPTPDPLAPPTPAPSCLPPSKHNQGESGACPELRRRPVLPRAERRPDPLEDEHSLHMLYDYTTVHAWLEHPVKRFKSEEGRFREELALGPAPAADLYAGHQHTTPDLLPDVKRERQQDDAKEYKNLFTSDGLCPTFKDLEQIFDNSDDAASGDETMSTALDKCEEESKRCVGRCVRAEELSKMFPTPPSMEAHAQPSPGFSLPDDAPPRDDPPPDTAIEDWSFVFKPPTVYKYVGSSKYAALSTLPSQLLPPVALPPHAVYRPRPRRDPEPAAAAAAAAAAADTGVKRSASPASESRPAVACGAGGAGRGAARSCRPAAPPALTALPALPASPALPACPLLVNVLLADTVLNVFRDHNFDSCTVCVCNEGTKVIGNIRGADAATYLSEGGEGSGEEPASCTCGFSAIVNRRLAHRSGLFYEDEMEITGCAETVSSAGGARLGDVTGAVLAQLGSVHAAPTALARAARSAAAAHHPHEHLRLNLLEYSDGGAAAAKALRAAGGAYAGAGPPCSNAPVGGSINESAPSAVHRWPFIGARAPRSSRDVVRLMRRLRPLLQDAIQKRCCGARMWDGVTGPLTWRQFHRLAGRRNEDLCEPQPVPSLLVGHDRDWISLSPYALRHWERLSLEPYAYSRDVAYVVVAADCDALADPLRAFFRELSTAYEACRLGRHRPVTRLARDGLVRTGAARSGETDEWAGPLPAGRLGRYLRAYSEALRTALVPQLAALNLDRTLLEGERSDSMRPPATPERPSSPTDHEAEPAPAPPPPAAPDDDEAGPPALVLYIVEPPAATAHRASALHALLRLAANTYNHLHHHNPLIKIISLESVSEQWSGAGVGAGARALAFTVYSGARRLLHHHANGKSLTGFGTAAAANLFLQAKDDKNRAPYRLYSPAWVLAAPRALREVAETWGQGGTADAVLFVSYCLSHDQRWLLAAATDSRGELLDTIAINIHVPHRSRRRRSGTARRLGLTKLMDFTLGVMSQAAQPWRLVIGRVGRIGHGELKGWSWLLSRKNLDQVSTTLKDLCGSCGSGAPCVLSACLVSTEPDSCLRLMADRFTPDERFSQASIQSHLHTPRDVSATHILVFPTSATTQSTPMTFEQPLANGEDGDMMLLDINDEDGEHIDELLNCDMFNNMWAPGSPRRADDDAASPTPHLAQQRLRDDGREERVGTVLQQPLALGYTVSTAPLAGMPAWWWASCAHLRDACPAFLKTALHLHSVHGADDYAAFTQRRDQPAHPLDSQTTTDVLRYVLEGYNALSWLALDTSTHDRLSCLPLHVQVLMQLYHAAAALG; encoded by the exons AAAGCGAACACGGCTCCTGGGAGAGCGGCCTGTCGTACGAATGTCGTTCCCTGCTGTTCAAGGCCTTGCATAACTTGATCGAAAG GTGCCTGCTTTCGCGAGATTTTGTGAGGCTCGGCAAGTGGTTTGTTCAACCTTACGATGGCGACGAAGAAGATGTTGGAAAAAG TCCGTGGCACCTGTCATTCTCTTTCGCGTTCTTCCTGCACGGCGAGAGCACGGTGTGCGCGTCCGTGGACGTGCGCCAGCACCCGCCGGTCAGGACGCTCACCCCCAAGCGACTCGCCAAGCTGAACTCGCCCGACAACCAGGCCGACGCCAAAG TGATCCTCGCTCCGTTCGGGCTGGAGGGCGCGCTGACGGGGCGGCAGTGGGGCGACGGCGACGCGGCCACGGCGCGCCTGCTGGACGCCTGGAGACAGCTGTACCCGCTGGAGCAGGGCTGCGGCGCCGTCGAG GTGGTGTGCGGCGGCGCGCGCATGCGCTACCCCGCGCCCTACGCGCTGCTCACCGACGTGGCGCGGCCCCCCGCCGACGTGCCGCACCCCCCGCCCGCCGCGCGCGCCGCACTCGCACTCACCGCGCCCGCGCCGCACCAG ACGCTGGAGGCGTGCTACGCGGACCCCGCGGGGGACAAGAACGACGACTTCGTGGACCCCTCCCGCAAGGCGCCCTGCACCTGCACCAA GTGGCGTCGTCGGAGACCTCCACGACCTCCGCCCTTCCATCGACGGACGCTCCTCGCTCGCGCCCACACACTCGCGCACCC GGGAGTGTGTGGGGGGTCGGGGTCGCCTGGTTCGTGCTCCGGCTcgccgcccgccgcgccgcccTCCGCCTCGCCGCACCCGCACCACGCCGCGCTGCCCGCCCACCAG ACCTCCGGGTTGGCCTCCACGACGCTGCACACGCCGGCGCCCACCCCCGACCCGCTGgcaccccccacccccgcgccttCGTGTCTGCCGCCCTCCAAGCACAACCAG GGCGAGTCGGGCGCGTGCCCCGAGCTGCGGCGGCGGCCCGTGCTGCCGCGCGCCGAGCGCCGCCCCGACCCGCTGGAGGACGAGCACTCGCTGCACATGCTGTACGACTACACCACCGTGCACGCCTG GCTGGAGCACCCCGTGAAACGCTTCAAGAGCGAGGAGGGGCGGTTCCGCGAGGAGCTGGCGCTGGGCCCCGCGCCCGCCGCCGACCTGTACGCCGGCCACCAGCACACCACGCCCGACCTGCTGCCCGACGTCAAGCGGGAGCGACAGCAG GACGATGCCAAGGAGTACAAGAACCTGTTCACGTCGGACGGGCTCTGCCCCACTTTCAAGGACCTGGAGCAAATATTCGACAACTCGGACGACGCGGCCAGCGGCGATGAGACG ATGTCCACGGCCCTGGACAAGTGCGAGGAGGAGAGCAAGCGGTGCGTGGGGCGGTGCGTGCGCGCCGAGGAGCTCAGCAAGATGTTCCCCACGCCGCCCTCCATGGAGGCGCACGCGCAGCCCTCCCCCGGGTTCAGCCTGCCCGACGACGCGCCGCCCCGGGACGACCCGCCGCCCGACACCGCCATCGAG GACTGGTCGTTCGTGTTCAAGCCGCCCACCGTGTACAAGTACGTGGGCTCGTCCAAGTACGCGGCGCTGAGCACGCTGCCCAGCCAGCTGCTGCCGCCCGTGGCGCTGCCGCCGCACGCCGTGTACCGCCCGCGCCCGCGCCGCGACCCCgagcccgccgccgccgccgccgccgccgccgccgccgccgacaCAG GAGTAAAGCGGTCTGCGTCTCCGGCGAGCGAGTCCCGGCCGGCCGTCGCATgcggcgcggggggcgcgggcCGGGGCGCCGCCCGGTCGTGCCGCCCTGCCGCCCCGCCCGCGCTGACCGCCCTGCCCGCCCTGCCTGCCTCACCCGCCCTGCCGGCCTGTCCGCTGCTGGTCAACGTGCTGCTCGCTGACACCGTACTCAACGTCTTCCGGGATCATAACTTCGATAGTTGCACGGTCTGCGTCTGCAACGAAGGGACTAAG GTCATAGGTAACATCAGGGGAGCAGACGCGGCGACCTACCTGTCCGAGGGCGGAGAGGGGAGCGGCGAGGAGCCCGCCAGCTGCACGTGCGGGTTCAGCGCCATCGTCAACCGGCGACTCGCACATCGATCCGGACTCTTCTATGAG GACGAGATGGAGATCACCGGGTGTGCGGAGACCGTGAGCAGCGCGGGCGGGGCGCGGCTGGGCGACGTGACGGGCGCGGTGCTGGCCCAGCTCGGCAGCGTGCACGCCGCGCCCACCGCCCTGGCGCGCGCCGCCCGCAGCGCCGCCGCCGCGCACCACCCGCACGAGCATCTGCGACTCAACCTGCTCGA GTACTCTGATGGAGGAGCTGCTGCGGCGAAAGCGTTACGAGCGGCGGGCGGAGCCTACGCCGGCGCCGGTCCCCCGTGCAGCAACGCCCCCGTCGGTGGCTCCATTAATGAAAGTGCCCCCAGCGCCGTGCACCGCTGGCCCTTCATCGGAGCGCGGGCGCCACGCTCCTCCAGGGACGTCGTGAG ATTGATGCGACGACTCCGGCCTTTGCTCCAGGATGCGATCCAGAAGCGATGTTGTGGAGCGCGCATGTGGGACGGGGTCACGGGGCCGCTGACCTGGCGCCAGTTCCACCGCCTGGCGGGCCGGAGGAACGAAGACCTGTGCGAGCCCCAGCCGGTCCCGTCGCTGCTCGTCGGACACGACCGCGACTGGATCTCGCTCAGTCCGTACGCCCTGCGCCACTGGGAGCGCCTCAGTCTCGAACCTTACGCCTACTCTCGCGACGTCGCCTACGTGGTGGTGGCCGCCGACTGCGACGCACTCGCGGACCCTCTCCGGGCCTTCTTCCGCGAGCTGTCCACGGCGTACGAGGCGTGTCGTCTCGGCAGGCACCGGCCCGTGACCCGCCTGGCCCGGGACGGCCTGGTGCGGACGGGAGCGGCGCGGTCCGGCGAGACGGACGAGTGGGCGGGCCCCCTACCGGCCGGCCGCCTCGGGCGCTACTTGCGGGCCTACAGCGAGGCGCTGCGGACCGCTCTGGTCCCGCAGCTCGCGGCCCTCAACCTGGACCGGACTCTGCTGGAGGGCGAGCGGTCCGACTCAATGCGGCCGCCCGCCACCCCCGAGCGTCCTTCTTCACCCACCGATCACGAGGCggagcccgcgcccgctccgcCGCCCCCTGCCGCTCCGGATGACGACGAGGCCGGTCCGCCAGCCCTCGTCCTTTACATCGTGGAACCCCCTGCCGCCACCGCCCACCGAGCCTCCGCGCTTCACGCCCTGCTGAGACTCGCCGCTAACACGTACAACCATCTCCATCACCATAACCCTCTCATTAAG ATAATATCGTTGGAGAGTGTGAGCGAGCAGTGGAGCGGCGCCGGCGTGGGCGCGGGGGCGCGGGCCCTCGCCTTCACGGTGTACAGCGGCGCGCGCCGGCTGCTGCACCACCACGCCAACGGCAAGTCCTTGACCGGGTTCGGAACGGCCGCCGCCGCTAACCTCTTCCTGCAAGCCAAGGACGACAAGAACCGCGCGCCCTACCGACTGTACTCCCCCGCGTGGGTGCTGGCTGCGCCCCGAGCCCTGCGCGAAGTGGCCGAGACCTGGGGCCAAGGCGGGACCGCTGACGCCGTCCTCTTCGTGTCGTACTGCCTCTCGCACGACCAGCGCTGGTTGTTGGCGGCCGCCACCGACTCCCGCGGAGAACTGCTCGACACCATCGCGATCAACATACACGTACCTCACAG ATCGAGGCGGAGACGGAGCGGCACGGCGAGGCGGCTCGGACTCACCAAGCTCATGGACTTCACGCTGGGCGTCATGAGCCAGGCCGCGCAACCCTGGAGACTCGTCATTGGACGAGTCGGTCGCATTGGACACGGCGAACTCAAAG GCTGGAGTTGGTTGTTATCGCGAAAGAACTTGGATCAAGTGTCGACTACGCTGAAAGACCTGTGCGGCAGCTGCGGCTCGGGGGCTCCGTGCGTGCTGTCGGCCTGCCTGGTGTCCACCGAGCCCGACTCGTGCCTGCGCCTCATGGCCGACCGCTTCACGCCCGACGAACGCTTCTCCCAGGCCTCCATCCAGTCGCACCTGCACACGCCGCGCGACGTCTCCGCCACGCACATCCTTGTGTTTCCCACCTCTGCCACCACGCAGTCGACTCCGATGACCTTCGAGCAGCCCCTCGCGAACGGCGAGGACGGCGACATGATGCTGCTCGACATCAACGACGAGGACGGGGAGCACATCGACGAGCTGCTCAACTGCGACATGTTCAACAACATGTGGGCGCCCGGCAGCCCGCGCCGCGCCGACGACGACGCCGCCAGCCCCACGCCGCACCTCGCGCAGCAGCGCCTGCGGGACGACGGCCGCGAGGAGCGCGTGGGCACCGTGCTGCAGCAGCCGCTCGCGCTCGGCTACACCGTGTCCACGGCGCCGCTGGCCGGCATGCCCGCCTGGTGGTGGGCGAGCTGCGCGCACCTGCGGGACGCCTGCCCCGCCTTCCTCAAGACCGCGCTGCACCTGCACTCGGTGCACGGCGCCGACGACTACGCGGCCTTCACCCAGCGCCGCGACCAGCCCGCCCACCCGCTGGACTCGCAGACCACCACGGACGTGCTGCGGTACGTGCTGGAGGGCTACAACGCGCTGTCGTGGCTGGCGCTGGACACGAGCACGCACGACCGCCTGTCCTGTCTGCCGCTGCACGTGCAGGTGCTCATGCAGCTGTACCACGCGGCGGCCGCGCTGGGCTGA